One stretch of Caldisericaceae bacterium DNA includes these proteins:
- a CDS encoding copper amine oxidase N-terminal domain-containing protein yields MPVILLNTFILFSLFHRVLGGSVGWENSTKTVTIRLGSKFIQLQIGNANAIANGADKLIDTTNLKVVPEIINGRTMLPLRFVAESLGCEVNWDGKTKTITITYQGGK; encoded by the coding sequence ATGCCTGTAATTTTACTGAATACTTTTATACTGTTTTCATTGTTTCATAGAGTATTAGGTGGAAGTGTAGGATGGGAGAATAGCACTAAAACTGTTACTATAAGACTTGGAAGTAAATTTATACAACTTCAGATAGGTAATGCAAATGCTATAGCTAATGGAGCAGATAAACTTATCGATACAACAAACTTAAAAGTTGTCCCTGAAATCATAAATGGTAGGACAATGCTTCCTTTAAGATTTGTTGCAGAATCTCTTGGTTGTGAAGTAAATTGGGATGGAAAGACAAAGACAATTACAATAACTTACCAAGGAGGTAAATAG